In the Cydia fagiglandana chromosome 5, ilCydFagi1.1, whole genome shotgun sequence genome, one interval contains:
- the LOC134664564 gene encoding large ribosomal subunit protein eL24 isoform X1 yields MKIGLCAYSGYKIYPGHGKTMVKVDGKSFTFLNSKCEAAHLMRRNPRKVTWTVLYRRKFKKGQEEEQTKKRTRRTQKYQRAIVGASLSDIMAKRNMKPEVRKAQRDQAIKAAKEQKKSTKAAKKATAPPTKAKAAPKAKAAKVSQKSAPRVGGKR; encoded by the exons ATGAA GATCGGTCTGTGCGCGTATAGTGGATACAAGATCTATCCCGGCCATGGGAAAACTATGGTCAAAGTGGATGGCAAG TCCTTCACATTCTTGAACTCAAAATGTGAGGCCGCGCACTTGATGAGGAGGAATCCTCGTAAAGTGACATGGACTGTGCTCTACAG GCGCAAGTTCAAGAAGGGTCAAGAAGAAGAGCAGACCAAGAAGCGCACCCGCAGGACCCAGAAATACCAGAGAGCCATTGTTGGTGCCTCCCTCAGCGACATTATGGCCAAGAGGAACATGAAGCCTGAGGTGCGCAAGGCTCAGAGAGACCAGGCCATCAA GGCTGCCAAGGAACAGAAGAAGTCCACCAAGGCCGCCAAGAAGGCCACCGCTCCCCCCACAAAGGCGAAGGCTGCCCCCAAGGCTAAGGCCGCTAAAGTGAGCCAGAAGTCCGCGCCTCGCGTTGGTGGAAAGCGATAA
- the LOC134664564 gene encoding large ribosomal subunit protein eL24 isoform X2, with protein MKIGLCAYSGYKIYPGHGKTMVKVDGKSFTFLNSKCEAAHLMRRNPRKVTWTVLYRRKFKKGQEEEQTKKRTRRTQKYQRAIVGASLSDIMAKRNMKPEVRKAQRDQAIKAAKEQKKSTKAAKKATAPPTKAKAAPKAKAAKVSQKSAPRVGGKR; from the exons GATCGGTCTGTGCGCGTATAGTGGATACAAGATCTATCCCGGCCATGGGAAAACTATGGTCAAAGTGGATGGCAAG TCCTTCACATTCTTGAACTCAAAATGTGAGGCCGCGCACTTGATGAGGAGGAATCCTCGTAAAGTGACATGGACTGTGCTCTACAG GCGCAAGTTCAAGAAGGGTCAAGAAGAAGAGCAGACCAAGAAGCGCACCCGCAGGACCCAGAAATACCAGAGAGCCATTGTTGGTGCCTCCCTCAGCGACATTATGGCCAAGAGGAACATGAAGCCTGAGGTGCGCAAGGCTCAGAGAGACCAGGCCATCAA GGCTGCCAAGGAACAGAAGAAGTCCACCAAGGCCGCCAAGAAGGCCACCGCTCCCCCCACAAAGGCGAAGGCTGCCCCCAAGGCTAAGGCCGCTAAAGTGAGCCAGAAGTCCGCGCCTCGCGTTGGTGGAAAGCGATAA